The following nucleotide sequence is from Bacteroidales bacterium.
CCTGAGTCACTTATGGAAATTTCAACATCATTTTGATCAGTGTTTCTTGCAGAAATATTCACTCTGCCCCCCTTTGGTGTAAATTTAATAGCATTTGAAATATGATTTCTCATAATAGTTTGGAGCACGTTAATATCTGCAAAAACCGATAAATGATCAGGTATGTTTAGATCGATGCGGATTCCTTTATGGATGGCAGCATCCTTCATTAGTTCCAGGTTTTCATGAACAATAGGGAGGAGTTTTACTGTTTCAGGGTTGAAAGTTATAGCACCCTGTTGGATGCGGGCCCATTGCAAGAGGTTTTCAAGAAGCCTGAACAGGTTGGATGAAGTTTTTCGCATGCTCTCAAGGTATCTTTGAATATCATCCATTGACATTCGACGCAATTCTTCAGCGAGTATATCTGTCAAACCCATAAATCCGCCCATCGGGCCACGAAGGTCATGTGCGATAATTGAAAAAAACTTATCCTTTGTGATATTGAGATTATGAAGTTCTTTACTTTGGCGGTGAAGTTTAATATGAGTGCCAACTCTGGCTGTTACTTCTTCTGCTTTGAAAGGTTTTGTTATATAATCAACGCCACCAAATTTCAGTGCTTTGACTACATCGTCAGTTTCACTTAATGCACTGATGAAAATAATAGGAATTTCACACAAATGCTCATTGGCTTTCATACGACGGCATACTTCATATCCATCCATTTCGGGCATCATAATATCAAGGAGAATCAAATCAGGCTTTTCTTTTTCAGCAACTTGCAGAGCCATTACTCCACTAGGCACTGGCCTAACCTTATACCCTTCATTTTTAAGTATCTC
It contains:
- a CDS encoding hybrid sensor histidine kinase/response regulator, encoding MENLCFSNQNIPNILIVDDIPANLKVLGEILKNEGYKVRPVPSGVMALQVAEKEKPDLILLDIMMPEMDGYEVCRRMKANEHLCEIPIIFISALSETDDVVKALKFGGVDYITKPFKAEEVTARVGTHIKLHRQSKELHNLNITKDKFFSIIAHDLRGPMGGFMGLTDILAEELRRMSMDDIQRYLESMRKTSSNLFRLLENLLQWARIQQGAITFNPETVKLLPIVHENLELMKDAAIHKGIRIDLNIPDHLSVFADINVLQTIMRNHISNAIKFTPKGGRVNISARNTDQNDVEISISDSGIGMKKAMLENLFQLDAKSGRPGTEGEPSTGLGLLLCKEFIEKHGGQINVESEEGKGSKFSFTIPNKRITQPKVEQWV